The window cttatttgctatgtgttaattgttgagtacgacgtatatgtgaggtgacgagtatctatacatcggtgtcaagcatgcccgtgagtcttatactatgattttTGTGATTCCGTTATGTATTatccatgcttaatatgatgatttttaatgttgaacaaggcttatggaagtattcttggtaattgaacattgtagagcattggctcaagttgagaattgtgCCGTaaagtaattgtggaaaagagaagaggtttatgatattgtttcccttgccaaGATGTTaatgcttatgatattgtttctcTTGCCGGGGTGTTATTGcctatgatattgtttcccttgtcgggatattattgttatactattgttcccttgccgagattctattgtgattttattgattcccttgcccgaaTTGCTTATGATTGTTGCTTgagtaaggaagagtgtaaaagcacgaagggtgatgccatgcgtgatatttgtgagtgagtgttaatgcacgaagggtgatgccgtgccgatattgtaaatgtaaaagcacgaagggtgatgtcgtgccatgatattaGTGATAATGTACGAAGGATAATTCTGTGCCATGAtgatgtgaggtaaaagcacgaagggtgatgtcgtgccaaatatattgattcttatggtgagaacgagagtaaaagcacgaagggtaatgtcgtgcacttgttattGTCTTTCTTATTCTTGCTTATAGTTGAATTTTGGTGTTCCATATGCTTCTTTACTGAATTTTTGTTTGTACATGATATTTCCCCTAGCATGTTTCCTCTCCCCATCTTTAACTTCTAGTTTCTGTCGTTATTAtttgttgtatatgatataactgcacaagtttatttggtagtcttgtcctagcctcgtcactacttcaccgaggttaggcttgacacttaccaacacatgggatcggttgtgttgatactacattctgcactgtgtgcagatcctggtgctggagcatttggaccgtagagaggttgctgccttcagtccagtggtggagactcgaggtagtccTACAGACGTCCACAAGACTTaacgtccccttctatctttccattctatttttatgtatttcagagacggatttgtattttcattcagactgCTATTATAGTATTTGTAGATggtccgtgacattgtgacaccaattttgggtAAAGTTATATGTTGGATTCTGTACTAGTATTTGGTTAAACTATTGGTTTTCATCTTCcgcatttttatttattatgattattccGCTGTTGATCATATGTTAATTCGTAAATGTAAAAGGTTAAGGAAAAAGGGTAACAAATCTATAATACTCGACTTGCCTAGCTTTTATAACTCAGAAAATGTTCGTACTACAATAAGTTAACTTTTTTAGAGtattcttactctattttcataCATGGACCCGCCTTTCCATCCAttcaaaagaaagaacaagagggaaatttagaaagcactcatatgtaatatatcaCAAAAGATTTACAAAGGTTACAAGATGATCTTACAACTACTACAAGGTCTCCTTTATATAGGACTATGAGGTTACTACAAGACAAACTTACATTATAAAATAAACCTATATTACATGGGAAGCTTATCTACAAGTGGGTTCCTCTTGGCATGTCAAGGACTTTAGGCAAAACATCTAAAAAGCTCCTGAAAACATGTGAAAGGGGTAAAATATACATGGTATAGCATGTGAAAGTATGAGGGAGCATGTGACGACATGTAAAAGTAGGGTGTTGCGTGTGACGAAGCATGTGAAAGCAAGTGGAAGTGGGTCCCGGATAGCATGGAAAGATGTTGAAATTTGTCTTGCCATGGGATAAAATTTTTGAGGGTTTTTTGGTAGGTAATGTAGGATTATGGTGGGATTGGTAGAGATTTAGATAATTATCCTTCATTGATTCTAGGATTGTCTTCTAGGCATCTTTTTAAAGACCTTGTGTAGTAACGCCTGCAACTTGACGGTCCTTCTTCGCAGTGTTCTTTATCCTTTGGATTGAGAGATGTAATCCACAACCTTAATCTAGAGATGTCGTGAGTGATCTTTTCTCGGATGACTTCGTATGGGGTTTGATATTCCTTTGTTACTTCCTAAACTCTTTCCCAGTGAGGATGAGTGATGGTATAATTCCAGCTTGCCCAATCTTTTGGCCATATTTCTCTCGGGATTCACCTATTTTGTTGGAAGAGGATTCTTTGTGCTTCTCTATATTCTTCTTCCATGGATAAAATGGACACGGGAAATTTCCACCAGAATAATGCTTCTGCTTGCGCCTAGACTTTTCCATTAATAAGCTTCACTGGTCTATGGAACATGAATACTTTTGCTGTGTAGGAATCGTTGAAACATTTTATCTGGTATCTTCTAGGCTTGAGccatagtaaaaataatttaagagcTGGTTCAATGTTATCAAAATCCTTAAAGATGTTGCATTTGAATTCCATGAAAATATAATACTGATGGCATATGTACCAGAAAAATCATAATAGTTCTTGTGGAAAATCTTTGGCTTGTGCTATGAATATATGGTAGAATGGATATTCTGGGTTGACTCCATAAGGGTTAAGAATGGATCCTCCATATTGTCGCAAAACTTGGAGCTCATAATAAGTTCTTCTTTCCATTAAAATTGATGGATCAAAGGGATCCATGAGGTTGAACAACTCTGGTGGATGATACGTTGGTTTCAATGAACTTGTTCCTAGTACATTTGAAAACATGAAGATGTGTCTGATTAACTTTTGCTTTGACATCATCCTAGCGGGGGAAAATCTCTTTGAGAATTCTTCCGGTCTAGACAGAAAATCTGCGAGAATATTATCCTTTCCTTTCAGGTGCTTGACTTGAAACTTGTATGGAGAGAACCATTGAGCCCATCTGAGAATCGGAGGATTGGgaataatttttgcatttatcTGGATCATCTTTAGGAAGGCCTTCATATCCATCTCTATCAGAAATTCTGTATGAATAAGGAAAAAATTGAATTTCTTGATTCTATTCTTTACTGCAAGAATTTCTTTGAATGTGGAGTGATAATGTTGCTCGGCATCTTTGAACTTTCCACTAGAATATCCACATATTTTCCTCTggccatcttttttttttcaaatagaaCGGCACTCTAATATTCATTGTTGGCATCAGTTTGCAGTATCTTCTTGCCTTCTGAAGGGATGTAGAGGGACTTGACATTTTTAgatatctcatttatttttctgaCTACTTCATCTTGTTTTTTTCCCCATGATGGAGCATTTTTCTTGAGCATCTCTGTGAGCGGAGAAATGTATGTAgagatatttgggatgaaatctctTACATAATTTACTACACCCAAGAACTGTTGGATCTGCTTTGTATTGAGGCTGGTATCTGGAAATTTGAGCAGTTCTTGGCATATATGTGGTCCTGGACTGTATGCACCTTTGACAAaatgcattccgagaaaatcaATCTCCttttgagcaagaaccatcttttTTGTTGAAAGCATGATCCCATACTGTGTTACCAGTGTCGCAAATTGACGAAGCAAGTTGACATGTTCCTCCAATGTATCACTAAATAACatgatgtcatcaatgtaaactaaaGAGGTATGGAGGATGGGTTGGAATATTTTTATCATGGCTTTTTGAAATAAGGAGGGTGATGTTTTTAAGCCGAAGGGCATAACTTTCCATTAGAAGTGATGATCGGGGATGCAAAATCCCGTTTTGGCTCTTTCTTCAGGGTGGATTCCCAATTGCCAAAATCCAGATTTAAGATCaaacttggaaaaatatttggcCTTGGCTATGTGGGATAAAAGAGTGAGTTTATTTGTGATAGGGAATTAATCATCTTGGAGGAAGTGGTTAAGTGCTAGTAGTTAATGACTAACTTGAGTTTTCCTCTTGTTTGCTCGGCTCTTTTGGTGACATAAAATGCTTCGCATGCCCATTGTGAATTCGATGGCTCTATTAGATCAAATTTCAAGAGTTCTTCACATTCCTTCTTCGCAAGATGAAGATGATTTGGATTCATGTCTAAATGACTGGGTTTTGTTGGATATGCTTTCATTCTTCTTAAAAGGGAGCTTGGTAAAAAACTCTTCGTCCATCCATAAcaggcttttccctttcttcattAAATCCTTGTGGGATTCAACACATGAATACTCAATGACATTTTGTTCAATCTCCTTGATTTGTTCGTCATTGGTGATTTGGAATAACCTTTGGAATTTCAGAATAAGGTTTGGACTACTTCTTGAAGGTTATCCCTTTAGACTTGATCTGGAGTTGATCTTTTAGTTGTCTGAAAATGTCAAATCCAACAATAAGATCTCTCCCTGGTACATCGGACCCTATCAGCTTGGTTCTGTATTTCAATCCTAGAAAGAACTCAATTGTGACCGGGTGCTTTGTGATGATAGTTGCGGTCAAGATTCCATTTGATGCAGTGTTGAAATCCTTAAAGTGCGGCACCCATTGATCTTCAGGAAGAACAACAGGGTTTATGAGTGAACATGCAACTCCAGTGTCAATGAAAGCAATGACTCTCgttggtttatcccatttggaTGAATAAACCTTGAGTTCCACTTAAGGGATGACTGTGATAACATTGATCTCTTCCTGGGCTTTAGCGGCTAGTTCAGATATTTGATAGTGGTCATTACCATGATCTTCGTATATATCAAGAGAGAATAATGTTTCTTCAGTGGATTCATCATCCATAGAGAATATGGACTCGAGGTCTTCTTCTTTTCTGAGATGTATGTCAGTGTAATCTTCAATTTCTTGCAAGATCTTGACAGATTTCCTCGATTAGGGACAATTTCTTGCGAAATGTCTAATCTTGTGGCAAATCAAGCATCTATTCTTTTTGTGAAAATTTCCTGGCCTCCTTCGTCTGAAATATTTTGTGTGCCTCCTGGACCTTGATTTCCCGTCTAGAACTCTTGGCCATCTAAACCTCCTGAATCATCTTCGTCGCCTAGATGTGTGGCAGGAACATCCTGATCCAGTGATTAGATCAGATTTGCGGCATACTTTGTCAAGCGCTGGATTGTGTTGGATAATTTTTTTTAGGGCAAGTGCTTCGTATAAATGTCATCTAATGCAGCGAAAATAGCTTGCTTGATTTAACCaacttgtgggattgttatggACTGAACCTTTTCTTCAATAATGGTAATGGTTCGGCTTGCCAACAACTTTGGAAGGGAAGAGACAAAGGCTTGCTTTAGATTGATGTCTCCACCGATCTCGAAGTATATCTTCGTCATTTTTTGAAAATGCTTGTCAATGTCATTTCTGCCAAATGACACACACTTCATTTCGAAAAGTTGTCTTCGCATCTTTTCTTGTCTTTGGCCAGTATCTCCATAGAAAACTTCATGTAGGATTCTGATGTTGAAGGCAAAATCTTGGGAAGTAAGAAAAGTGTTTTTGCCTTGAATTCCAAGTGAGTTCCACCAATCTCTGAGAATTCCTGAGAACCGTAAAGTGAGTTCCGACAAGATGATATACTTTTCTTGTTCCACCAAATTTTTGGTCACCATCCAAGTATAGAAGTCTTGGATCCTTTGAGGTCATTTTGAAACTTTGATGTCATctaaggtgaaagtgtggaaacCGGTTCCAACTGGTTTTGATGTCATGGGCTCATATCTTCTTTCTGGGATTGGTTCATCTGTCATGCCTTTTTGTTCCACATCTACTTCAGATATTTCTGGGTCTCTTGGTTGGTTTACAAATATTAGGGGATCGTCGTCTTCGGAAGAGTTTGTTGTGGATTTGTTGCTTGATTGAGATCTATCTTTCATTGTTTCATCATCTGATTAATTTAGAGAATCCGACCATGGGGTATCTTCTTCTGATATGTTTCTTGGCTGGGAGACATAGAGGTCTGGAGCCTTTTGGTCAGAAATCATCAGATTTTCGGGGTTGGACCCTTTTGAACTTTCACCATGATCTCGTCGTTTCTTGGTTTGTTTTTGCGCCTCAAGAGCATCTTTTCTTTCCCAAACCATTTttgcaatatcaaaatcatgttctTATTTTAAGGTTTGGGTGAAAAAGATTGGATTAGATAAGGTAGGCGGAAAATTTAGAAAAGGTGTAGTCCAATTTAGGTGGGGAATATGCTTGTGGCGATATAGGGAAGAAGGTAGATTTTGAGGGGAAAACTGGGGTCTTTTGTGTCTCAAAGTGGTCAtttctcaaaagttgaatttgTTCTCTGATGGAAATCATCTCCTTTTATTGTTGTTGGAAGAATTGAAAAAGTGAAGTTCCTAGCGGACAAATCTCATATTATAAATTTGCCAACCTTAGTTCCAAGGCTTTGATTAGTCCTGCATGGTGAGACGATGTCTGCTCCACCTTTATCTCAATTGTTTCCACTTTTCTCATCATTTTGTTTTGTGTATGGGCCATGTTCTTTATGATGCTGCCGATGTTGTTCAGCACTTTGTTTTGGCAAATGGAAGTTCTGATTGCTAGTTCATTGTTGCTTCGATGTCACTTGTTGGGGGGTTTTCTCCAGTAGGTAGCACTATATTTTTcttgggaatttttggagcatggcTTATGCcctctttttcaaaaggtttaaGTGAAGGAAAATCTTGGGTATGACTGGAGCTTGAAGGACTTAGCATGAATATCTGTGGTCGTATGGGATTTGTGGTTTTTTGAGTTTTTGAGGTATGAGCTGATGGTGGTTTGGTTTGGGTGTGGTTTCACTATCTTCCTAGGTTGGAGTGATTTTTTCTGGTAATTTTGGCCATTCCTGGGGTTTGTAACTAACAAAAAATTCATATTTAACACGACGGCTTAATGAGCCAATAGAAGggtctttatttttatatttggctcGAAATTGCTTTTCAgtggttttttcttttttcttgaattttggTTTGGTCTTGTTGAGGCCAAATCTTTTCCAATGACACAGATTGtgttcatcatattctccaattgGGTCTTTCAAATAGTCTTGGCAGTCGCAACCAAGATCCCAAGGGCAGTGTCCTACAAAGGGGCATTTGAACTACCAAACTCTTTTCACCTCTTTGTCAAAGTATTGACACCAGTTATGTTCTTCCATGATGCTTTGTATATTCCAGAAGAATTCTCCGTTGGGTTCAGGGTATGTATCTGTTGTATCTTTGGGTTGAATCATTTAGCAAGAGAAGATGGTTTTATTGAGTTTTTAGAGATAAAAATGGTCAAAGCTTATGAAAACaattttgtcatttcttttggtaaaagttggCTCACCAGATTGCAGAGATTCTTTCGGTTCCCTTAACTTTTCATAATTTGTTATCCAGGAATTAGGAAGGATTTTGACAAGCTCATCTCTGAAAATTTGTCTGGGTATTTGGGTGCACATGGTGTTTCCTTTGGTAGCATCAATATTCAAGAGTAAAGCATTTTCTCCTCCGGGAAGGTAGAGATCCATGGCATGATTTTGGACCCGCCATGCCATTTGGTGATGAAGAGTTGCTTGGATAGAATCTTTGGCTTATGGGGCtccttggatttggacttggatttttagTTCTTCGATTAAGTATGGGTCATAAAGGGACATGTTGAAATTTGGAAAGATAGTTATGAAGACAGTCCTAGCATTCAGGGTAACTTCTGCAGTACCCAAATTTGCATGTTGGTACTCCAAGTATCTTGTATCTAGAAGAGAAAGTCGAGCTACAACAGGTTGACCTTTTCTTCCATAATATATTAAAGTGATTCGGATAGCACCAAAATGGATATGGCTAAAACCATGATCTCTCCATTGTCTGGGAAAATTATCTGGGATTTGAAGGGTAATAAATTGTTCCTCTCGAGTGGCAAGAATAGAATGCTggtcaagatttgaggcagcaataTATTCTTTGACTCCTTTTGATCTGTGTTGGACTAAGGAACGAATTTGGGTCCAGGGTGCAAATAATTTTTTGGTAAAAGCTGAGTAAGGGTTTATGAGGGGTAGTTCAGCGGAGGATACTTTCTGTTCATCGGGTAGGATATCTACTTCATAGAGGTAATCATATTTTTGGACAAGGTTTTATATATAGAGGGGACATATTCATTTTTGTTAGGGAAGAGAATGATGGAAATGACACAGACATATTTAGTAAACTGTTCCTCCCTTCATTCCTGTCAAACAAACCTCTTTCACCATGGCCAAAAGAAATCCATTTTCCTCCACTGCAACCAGATGAAGCCGACGGTTTCAAAAACCCTTTAATCCTGAAGAACCTGTAGATTTGGAGTCATCTATTGACTCAGATTTTCTCAAGACTGACAATGAGAGTAGTGAATCCTCTAAAATTCCTCCCATAAGTCAGAAAAAGGCAGGAAAAAGGCTCATGAAGCAAACCCTCAAAAAGACTCTATGCAAGAAAGTAAAGGTGAAAAACACTGAATTCGGACCTGAGGACAAGTTGATCTTTTATGGCCCAAGTGAAAAAGCAACGTTTGAGTCCTACAAGTCAAAATCTATGGCTTATGGATGCTCTGTAAGTCTTTCTCTCATGAAAAATTTGCACTGTGATGTGACCTCTATGTTTGATTTTCAACATCTTTCTTCTCTGTTCAACACTGTTGGTAACTCTGTTTATGAGGAACCTGTGAGGTTGTTTTATGCAAATCTTTTTGTGAATGACAAAGATGACCTGTAATCTATGGTATTAGGCACTAGAATTGTTCTAGACTCTTATCAATTTGAAAAGATTTTCTCTGCTATGTTCAGTGGGTTTGATGTTTTTGTGCAAAATTCTTGGCCAAAAGATTTTGAAGTATCCTTTGATGAAGTCAAAGTCTTTTTGTCTGAAACCCCCCCTGATATTGGCCCTAAGAACCTAAAGTTTGAACATCGTGTCTTATCCTACATGAGTGTTACCACTCTACTTCCCAGAACTGGGTCCCTTAATTCTTTATCCATTAGGGATGTGTTAGTCCTTTACTGTCTTGTTAATAATAAGAGACTGGATTGGTTTGTATGGATTCTCCAATACATGCTTGAAAGTATTAGGGACATATCTTCCTCTACTGCCTATTTACCATATGGTCTGCTCATCGCATACATTCCTCGAAGTTATGAAGGTAGATTTGGCACCCTTTACACCTAAGTATATTACCAGCACTTATGATAAAACAACATTTTCAATGATGGGGTACACCTTGGGTGATGATAGATGGGTTAAACGCACCAAAGTTGACAGTATTCCAGTGCCAGTTAAAGTTCAAACTGAACAACCAACATCTCAGTCGACTGCCTCTCAAAATCTTAAGCAAATTCAGCATTATCTAGATAGAGTGAAACTGCTACTGGTTGAGATGAAGGAACATGTAGACAAAATCAAGGAAGTTACTAAGGAGACAGGTACAGATGTGGCTAAGCTCAGAATGGATATAGGATCCACGCGGAGGAAAGGAACCATGGCATTCAATTTTATGATTGAAAAAATGGATAAGCTAGTCAAAGATGTCGAGAATTTCTATGACTCCTTCTGCACCAAAGTGATCAACACCCTCAAGTACTTCCTGGGAAGACACTAATGTGTACTCGTGTAATGGGTTCAAAGAAATCTTTTTTTGCTTGCTTGCTGGTGGTTTTTATAAACTTTCTTTTGCCTGGGTCTGTATAACATATGCCTCTGCTGACGGCATTACTTTGTTTGCACTATTTAGCTAGGTATTATGTAGTTATTATGTATATTACTTTTGCTTGTGttgttttctttcccttttgaTTGATGTCAAAGGGGGATAACAGGGTAAGAGAAGTAAACAGGTTTGAGCAGCAATTCAACCTCTTAGGGGGAGCAAGCATCAAATCAGGGGGAGCTCTCAGAGTACATTCAGCCTCTCAAGGGAAGCAAGCATCAACTTAGAAAAAAAGGAAAGTTTCATAATTAATGCTTATAGTCTTTATTAAtgtttattctctcttgattgcTATCATCAAAAAAGGGGAGATTGTTAAGTTAAATTCCAAGGTTTCAATGATAACAATG is drawn from Nicotiana tabacum cultivar K326 chromosome 22, ASM71507v2, whole genome shotgun sequence and contains these coding sequences:
- the LOC142176042 gene encoding putative mitochondrial protein AtMg00860; this translates as MNPNHLHLAKKECEELLKFDLIEPSNSQWACEAFYVTKRAEQTRGKLNDTLEEHVNLLRQFATLVTQYGIMLSTKKMVLAQKEIDFLGMHFVKGAYSPGPHICQELLKFPDTSLNTKQIQQFLGVVNYVRDFIPNISTYISPLTEMLKKNAPSWGKKQDEVVRKINEISKNVKSLYIPSEGKKILQTDANNEY